The genomic window TAGGTCGACTGCGGCGTTCTTTTCGTTTTGAAAGAACGAGACCGTGCGAATTCCGTCGGAATACAGCAGGTGGAGCGTCGTCACACCTTTGATCGAGGTGACGTCGCCGGCGATCGGATGGAGCCCCTCGGGAAGATACTTCGGCACCACCGCGACGAAGCCGGCTGAGGCGATCACCTGCTGCACGTCGCCCGAAAGCTGACCGTGCGCCGCACCGTTCACGCGCTGCAGGCCCGGCGGCAGCGTAAAGAGCGCCGGCGGGATCGCGTTGGTGTAGCGCAGCTGCTCGATGCGCATTTCTGCGATCAACGAGCCATTGCTGGCGTATTGCTGGCGCTCGAGGACTAAGCCGGTTCCGGCATCGATGCACACCCGCATGATCGTCTGTCCGGTGAACTTGTTGTTCAGAAGGACGACGTGGCACAGCCGGCCGTCGAATTTTTCATCGGGCGCGTATTGAGCGGTGTAATTGGCCATCAATATGCCGAAGTTCCCGACTTCGACGATCTGGTCGTCGAGCTGGTCGTGATGCGAAACCACGACGCGATTGCTCTTCACGTCGATCGAGTAGGTGGTCAGGCCGCGCGAAATGATCGAGTCGCCGTAAAGCGCTTGCGGCGCCAGATACCAGCGCCGCGTGAGACTCGGCGCGCGGTGCTCGATGCGATAGATCTCGGCGTCCGAGCGTTCCGCCCCGAAATTGAGAACCTGAACCTCACCGACGTATGAAACACGCTGCGGAGCGGTCATCGCGCTCCGCAGGAGGTTTGCGGCGGTTGGCGGGTGAGCGGCGCCGGTCAGGAACGCCGCAGCGAGTGCGATTCCCGCGCGAGGGAGCCCGAGGGGCTCCCTACTGCGCGCCATCCACGGACTCGGTCGTAAAGAGCGCCGATGGTACCGTGCCGCCCTCGTCGAAGGGCACGCGGCTGGTCAGAGCCGCATGGTCGTCCAGATAAAACGCGGCGTCGATCGTCGTTGCACCGCGGTGCGTTGCGCTCGAACCGTAGGTGAAATAGGCCCCGATCGCGAGCACTGCCGCAACGGGAATCGCCAAGGCGGGGCGCACCCAGCCCGGAAGGCTCCGCTGCGCCGGCACCCGCGACGATTCGATCGCCGCACGAACGCGTACTTCGAAGCCGAGCGGGAGTTCGCGCTCGGTCGCACGCGCATACGCGCGCAGTGATTCCGAAAGGCGCGCTTGCGCGTCATAGCGCACGCGGCATTCGCCGCAGCCCTCGAGGTGCAGCAGCAACGCCGCATCGGCGCCCGGGGCCAGCTCACCGTGCAGATAATCGATCAGTTGTTCTTCGGTAATGTGCGTGTTCATGATGGTTTGGGAAGCGACTCGATCAAACGCCGTAACTGATGCCTTGCGCGGTGCAGTCGCGAGCGCACGGTTCCGATCGAGCAACCGACGATTTCGGCGATCTCCTGGTAGCTGTATTCCTCAATGTCCGCAAGGATCAAAACCTGACGTTGCTCGAGCGAAAGCGCGGCGAGCGCAGTCGACATGCTCTCGCTGAACTGCCGTTCGACCAAATCCTCGATGGGCTCGACGGCCAGGGGCCGCGGAGTCCCGACTCGATGAGGGGCATTGTCCTCCGGTATCTCCTCCTGATAACGTCCTTTCCGCCGCCGAAGTTCATCCCGGTGGAGATTCGTGACAATGCGGTATACCCAGGAGAGGAAGGATGTGCCCGGCTGGAAGCTGCGCCACGCGCGGTAGACGCGGATGTATGCTTCCTGGGTCAGGTCCCGGGCGTCGGACTCGTTGCGCGTGAGGCGCAGCGCGTAGTTGTAGGTGGCTCTGCCGTAGTCGTTGATCGCCCGCTCGAGGAACGCGGCCTGTTCCGGAGTCGGCGGTTCGAACGGCTTGCGCGGCGCGGCCATGCCCCGAGTTTACGCAGCTCGGCTCCAAATGACCCGCCCGATGATGATGAGGGCGATGGTGACCACGATCGTGATAAGGATGAAGAGCGCGGTCTCCAGCAGGACCACGCCGGCGTACTGGCTGCCTCCGCAAAACGCGACCACGCTTGCGATCAGCGAGAGCTTGAAGCGTTCGAATGGATTGCTGCTCATGCCGTCGATCTGACGCGCTTCCGCGACCACCGTGCGCGGGTCCCATTCCGCCGTGTCGATGACGTAGGCGACTTTACCGTGGGGCGTGACCATATAGAGCCGGTCGCTGTGGACGTAGGTGGCCGAGTCGGTCTGCAGCGAGGAGATCTGGAATTCGTCGAGCACGCGTTCGATGGTGGATCCGGTGCCGGTCAGGAGCGACCAGACCCCCGAATCCCGGCCGAGGCGCTTGCCGTAGGCGTTCAGGACCGCCGGCGAATCGTAAGGGGGGTCGAGCGTGATCTCGACCAGGGCGAAGTGCGCTGGATCGAGTTCGTGCTGTAGCTGCGCGTACTTGGTGCTGATCGCGATGCAGACGTCGGTGTCCGGGCAGCGCGAGTAGATGAAGGAGATCAGTGCGGTCTTTCCGCGAAAGGCGGTCGCGAGCTGGACGAGCCGGCCGTCCTGATCGATCAGCGTCGCGCGCGGCAGCGGCTTGCCGATGTCGACCGCGATCACTTTGCCGACTTGGGGAAGGCCGGCGGCGAACGCGGGGGCTGCGACCGGATCGCGCAGCGTCCACGGCGTCGTCGAACGGTCGAGGAAGGCGTCGACGCCCGTTCCCGGCCGCAGCGAAATTGCCGGCGTCAGCCGAAAGCGGCGCGTTTTCGCGGGGACGGTCAGGGTGATCGCGTCGCCGCGCACGATGGCTTGCCCGTTGCCGAGCGGCGCCATGACCACGCCGTGAAACGGAAGCAGCGTGCCGAGCAGCAGCAGTAGACGAATCATTGCAAAAGCGTTCGCAGGTCGGCCGCGAAGTCACGGAGCGAGTCGTCGTCGCTGTGCACCACACGCTCGTCCCCCGAGCGGTCGATCAAGAACGTAAACGCGCTATGCTCCTCGTCGTAGTCATCGCTGCCGCGCTTGCCCGGGATTTTCTTCGACCACACGTGATAAAGATGCTCGACTCTGTCGATCTGGGCCTGCGAGCCGGTCAAGCCGACGATTTTGGCGCCGCTGAACTGCCGAATCCATTTGCGCATGACCGCAGGCCGGTCGCGAAGCGGGTCGACGGTGACGAACGCGATCTCGGCGGTCTTGGCGGTCGCGTGGTCGCGCTGCAGGGCATGGGAGAGCCTGGCCAGCGTATCAGGGCAAGTGTCCGTGCAGTGCGTGAACCCGAAGAGGAGCGCCACGACCTCTCCGCGCTGTGCGGCAAGCGTCCATGACCT from Candidatus Baltobacteraceae bacterium includes these protein-coding regions:
- a CDS encoding SCO family protein — protein: MPVACAVSPHFTGTALPPSPAPNFTLTSDIGRSWTLAAQRGEVVALLFGFTHCTDTCPDTLARLSHALQRDHATAKTAEIAFVTVDPLRDRPAVMRKWIRQFSGAKIVGLTGSQAQIDRVEHLYHVWSKKIPGKRGSDDYDEEHSAFTFLIDRSGDERVVHSDDDSLRDFAADLRTLLQ
- a CDS encoding DUF4367 domain-containing protein, yielding MTAPQRVSYVGEVQVLNFGAERSDAEIYRIEHRAPSLTRRWYLAPQALYGDSIISRGLTTYSIDVKSNRVVVSHHDQLDDQIVEVGNFGILMANYTAQYAPDEKFDGRLCHVVLLNNKFTGQTIMRVCIDAGTGLVLERQQYASNGSLIAEMRIEQLRYTNAIPPALFTLPPGLQRVNGAAHGQLSGDVQQVIASAGFVAVVPKYLPEGLHPIAGDVTSIKGVTTLHLLYSDGIRTVSFFQNEKNAAVDLSRYRVTKTRVADHPAQYVQEGPTTLLAWADGNRHFALVGELSLAELEKIGASVVP
- a CDS encoding SCO family protein; the protein is MIRLLLLLGTLLPFHGVVMAPLGNGQAIVRGDAITLTVPAKTRRFRLTPAISLRPGTGVDAFLDRSTTPWTLRDPVAAPAFAAGLPQVGKVIAVDIGKPLPRATLIDQDGRLVQLATAFRGKTALISFIYSRCPDTDVCIAISTKYAQLQHELDPAHFALVEITLDPPYDSPAVLNAYGKRLGRDSGVWSLLTGTGSTIERVLDEFQISSLQTDSATYVHSDRLYMVTPHGKVAYVIDTAEWDPRTVVAEARQIDGMSSNPFERFKLSLIASVVAFCGGSQYAGVVLLETALFILITIVVTIALIIIGRVIWSRAA
- a CDS encoding zf-HC2 domain-containing protein yields the protein MNTHITEEQLIDYLHGELAPGADAALLLHLEGCGECRVRYDAQARLSESLRAYARATERELPLGFEVRVRAAIESSRVPAQRSLPGWVRPALAIPVAAVLAIGAYFTYGSSATHRGATTIDAAFYLDDHAALTSRVPFDEGGTVPSALFTTESVDGAQ
- a CDS encoding sigma-70 family RNA polymerase sigma factor, with translation MAAPRKPFEPPTPEQAAFLERAINDYGRATYNYALRLTRNESDARDLTQEAYIRVYRAWRSFQPGTSFLSWVYRIVTNLHRDELRRRKGRYQEEIPEDNAPHRVGTPRPLAVEPIEDLVERQFSESMSTALAALSLEQRQVLILADIEEYSYQEIAEIVGCSIGTVRSRLHRARHQLRRLIESLPKPS